A region from the Mycolicibacterium phlei genome encodes:
- the scpA gene encoding methylmalonyl-CoA mutase, translated as MGKDIGSFADVPFESATTGEAPTEAAVAAHVEAAAAAHGYSAEQLDWVTPEGIEVKPVYTGADRAAAAAAGYPLDTFPGEPPFIRGPYPTMYVNQPWTIRQYAGFSTAAESNAFYRRNLAAGQKGLSVAFDLATHRGYDSDHPRVQGDVGMAGVAIDSILDMRQLFDGIDLGSVSVSMTMNGAVLPILALYVVAAEEQGVPPEKLAGTIQNDILKEFMVRNTYIYPPKESMRIISDIFAYTSAKMPKFNSISISGYHIQEAGATADLELAYTLADGVEYIKAGLEAGLDVDKFAPRLSFFWGIGMNFFMEVAKLRAGRLLWSELVSQFGAKNPKSLSLRTHSQTSGWSLTAQDPFNNVARTCIEAMAATQGHTQSLHTNALDEALALPTDFSARIARNTQLVLQQESGTTRPIDPWGGAYYVEWLTHQLVVKARAHIAEVSEHGGMAQAISDGIPKLRIEEAAARTQARIDSGQQPVIGVNKYRVEEELDIEVLKVDNSKVRAEQLAKLQQLRAERDQAAVEAALAELTRAAATRESAGPDGLGNNLLALAINAARAKATVGEISEALEKVYGRHVAEIRTIAGVYRDEIGGGGVSNITKATDLVAKFAEADGRQPRILIAKMGQDGHDRGQKVIATAFADIGFDVDVGSLFSTPEEVARQAADNDVHVVGVSSLAAGHLTLVPALRDALAEVGRPDIMIVVGGVIPPGDFEELYAAGATAIYPPGTVIADAAVELLHKLADRLGYKLD; from the coding sequence ATCGGTAAGGATATCGGGAGTTTCGCCGACGTCCCATTCGAGAGCGCCACCACCGGCGAGGCGCCCACCGAGGCCGCCGTCGCCGCCCACGTCGAGGCGGCCGCCGCCGCGCACGGCTACAGCGCCGAGCAGCTGGACTGGGTGACCCCGGAGGGCATCGAGGTCAAGCCGGTCTACACCGGCGCCGACCGGGCCGCGGCCGCCGCGGCCGGCTACCCGCTGGACACCTTCCCGGGTGAGCCGCCGTTCATCCGCGGGCCCTACCCGACGATGTACGTCAACCAGCCGTGGACCATCCGCCAGTACGCGGGCTTCTCCACCGCCGCGGAGTCCAACGCCTTCTACCGGCGCAACCTGGCCGCCGGCCAGAAGGGCCTGTCGGTGGCCTTCGACCTGGCCACCCACCGTGGCTACGACTCCGACCACCCGCGCGTCCAGGGTGACGTCGGGATGGCCGGTGTGGCAATCGATTCCATCCTCGACATGCGTCAGCTGTTCGACGGGATCGACCTGGGCAGCGTGTCGGTGTCGATGACCATGAACGGCGCGGTGCTGCCGATCCTGGCGCTGTACGTGGTGGCCGCCGAGGAGCAGGGGGTGCCGCCGGAGAAGCTGGCCGGGACCATCCAGAACGACATCCTCAAAGAGTTCATGGTCCGCAACACCTACATCTACCCGCCCAAGGAGTCGATGCGGATCATCTCGGACATCTTCGCCTACACCAGCGCGAAGATGCCGAAGTTCAACTCGATCTCGATCTCCGGGTACCACATCCAGGAGGCCGGGGCGACCGCCGATCTGGAGCTGGCCTACACGCTGGCCGACGGTGTGGAGTACATCAAGGCGGGCTTGGAGGCCGGCCTGGACGTGGACAAGTTCGCGCCGCGGCTGAGCTTCTTCTGGGGCATCGGCATGAACTTCTTCATGGAGGTCGCCAAACTGCGCGCCGGCCGGCTGCTGTGGAGCGAGCTGGTCTCGCAGTTCGGGGCCAAGAACCCGAAGTCCCTGTCGCTGCGCACACATTCGCAGACCTCGGGCTGGTCGCTGACCGCGCAGGACCCGTTCAACAACGTCGCCCGCACCTGCATCGAGGCGATGGCCGCCACCCAGGGCCACACCCAGTCGCTGCACACCAACGCGCTCGACGAGGCGCTGGCGCTGCCGACCGACTTCTCGGCCCGCATCGCCCGCAACACCCAGCTGGTGCTGCAGCAGGAGTCCGGCACCACCCGGCCGATCGACCCGTGGGGCGGTGCGTACTACGTCGAGTGGCTGACCCATCAGCTGGTCGTGAAGGCCCGCGCGCACATCGCCGAGGTGTCCGAGCACGGCGGCATGGCGCAGGCGATCTCCGACGGCATCCCGAAGCTGCGCATCGAGGAGGCCGCCGCGCGCACGCAGGCCCGCATCGACTCGGGACAGCAGCCGGTGATCGGCGTGAACAAGTACCGCGTCGAGGAGGAGCTCGACATCGAGGTGCTCAAGGTCGACAACAGCAAGGTGCGCGCCGAGCAGCTGGCCAAGCTGCAGCAGCTGCGCGCCGAGCGCGACCAGGCTGCGGTCGAGGCCGCGCTGGCCGAGCTCACCCGCGCCGCGGCCACCCGGGAGTCGGCCGGGCCGGACGGCCTGGGTAACAACCTGCTGGCGCTGGCCATCAACGCGGCCCGCGCCAAGGCCACCGTCGGCGAGATCTCCGAGGCGCTGGAGAAGGTCTACGGGCGCCACGTCGCGGAGATCCGTACCATCGCCGGCGTCTACCGCGACGAGATCGGGGGTGGAGGGGTCAGCAACATCACGAAGGCCACCGACCTGGTGGCGAAGTTCGCCGAGGCCGACGGCAGGCAGCCGCGCATCCTGATCGCCAAGATGGGCCAGGACGGTCACGACCGGGGCCAGAAGGTGATCGCCACGGCGTTCGCCGACATCGGCTTCGACGTCGACGTGGGCTCGCTGTTCTCCACGCCGGAGGAGGTCGCCCGGCAGGCCGCCGACAACGACGTGCACGTCGTCGGCGTCTCGTCGCTGGCGGCCGGCCATCTCACGCTGGTGCCCGCGCTGCGCGACGCGCTGGCCGAGGTCGGCAGGCCGGACATCATGATCGTCGTCGGCGGGGTGATCCCGCCCGGCGACTTCGAGGAGCTCTACGCCGCCGGTGCGACCGCGATCTACCCGCCGGGCACGGTGATCGCCGACGCGGCGGTCGAGCTGCTGCACAAGCTGGCCGATCGCCTGGGCTACAAGCTCGACTAG
- the inhA gene encoding NADH-dependent enoyl-ACP reductase InhA, translated as MAGLLEGKRILVTGIITDSSIAFHIAKQAQEAGAELVLTGFDRLKLIKRIADRLPKPAPLLELDVQNQEHLDTLAARITAEIGEGNKLDGVVHSIGFMPQSGMGINPFFDAPYEDVSKGIHISAYSYASLAKATLPIMNRGGSIVGMDFDPSRAMPAYNWMTVAKSALESVNRFVAREAGPYGVRSNLVAAGPIRTLAMSAIVGGALGEEAGAQMKLLEEGWDQRAPIGWNMKDPTPVAKTVCALLSDWLPATTGTIIFADGGASTQLL; from the coding sequence ATGGCAGGTCTGCTCGAGGGCAAGCGCATCCTCGTCACGGGCATCATCACCGACAGTTCGATCGCGTTCCATATCGCCAAGCAGGCCCAGGAGGCCGGCGCCGAGCTGGTGCTCACCGGTTTCGACCGGCTCAAGCTGATCAAGCGCATCGCCGACCGGCTGCCCAAGCCGGCGCCGCTGCTCGAGCTCGACGTGCAGAACCAGGAGCACCTCGACACGCTGGCCGCCCGCATCACCGCCGAGATTGGTGAGGGCAACAAGCTCGACGGCGTGGTGCACTCGATCGGCTTCATGCCGCAGTCCGGGATGGGTATCAACCCGTTCTTCGACGCCCCCTACGAGGACGTCTCCAAGGGCATCCACATCTCGGCGTACTCCTACGCCTCGCTGGCCAAGGCCACGCTGCCGATCATGAACCGCGGCGGCAGCATCGTCGGCATGGACTTCGACCCGTCCCGGGCCATGCCCGCCTACAACTGGATGACCGTCGCCAAGAGCGCGCTGGAGTCGGTCAACCGGTTCGTCGCCCGCGAGGCCGGGCCGTACGGCGTGCGCTCGAACCTCGTTGCGGCGGGCCCGATCCGCACGCTGGCGATGAGCGCCATCGTCGGCGGCGCGCTCGGCGAGGAGGCCGGCGCCCAGATGAAGCTGCTCGAGGAGGGCTGGGACCAGCGCGCCCCGATCGGCTGGAACATGAAGGACCCGACGCCGGTCGCCAAGACCGTGTGCGCGCTGCTGTCGGACTGGCTGCCTGCCACCACCGGCACGATCATCTTCGCCGACGGCGGCGCCAGCACACAGTTGCTGTAG
- the fabG1 gene encoding 3-oxoacyl-ACP reductase FabG1, translating into MTADARSEQTPENTAPAPGRPPFVSRSVLVTGGNRGIGKAIALRLAADGHKVAVTHRGSGAPEGLFGVECDVTDNAAVDRAFKEVEEHQGPVEVVVANAGISKDAFLMRMTEERFSEVIDTNLTGAFRVAQRACRSMQRNKFGRLIFIGSVSGMWGIGNQANYAAAKAGLIGMARSISRELSKVNVTANVVAPGYIDTEMTQALDERIQQGALDFIPAKRIGTAEEVAGAVSFLASEDAAYIAGAVIPVDGGMGMGH; encoded by the coding sequence ATGACCGCAGACGCAAGGAGCGAACAGACCCCCGAAAACACCGCCCCCGCACCCGGCCGTCCGCCTTTTGTCTCCCGGTCCGTCCTGGTCACCGGCGGAAACCGGGGTATCGGCAAGGCGATCGCGTTGCGGCTCGCCGCCGACGGCCACAAAGTCGCCGTCACCCACCGCGGCTCCGGCGCCCCGGAGGGCCTGTTCGGTGTCGAGTGTGACGTCACCGACAACGCCGCGGTCGACCGCGCCTTCAAGGAGGTCGAGGAGCACCAGGGTCCGGTCGAGGTGGTGGTGGCCAACGCCGGCATCTCCAAGGACGCGTTCCTGATGCGGATGACCGAGGAGCGGTTCTCCGAGGTCATCGACACCAACCTCACCGGTGCGTTCCGGGTGGCGCAGCGGGCCTGCCGCAGCATGCAGCGCAACAAGTTCGGCCGACTGATCTTCATCGGCTCGGTGTCGGGCATGTGGGGCATCGGCAACCAGGCCAACTACGCCGCCGCCAAGGCCGGTCTGATCGGCATGGCCCGCTCGATCTCGCGCGAGCTGTCCAAGGTCAACGTCACCGCCAACGTCGTCGCACCCGGTTACATCGACACCGAGATGACCCAGGCGCTCGACGAGCGGATCCAGCAGGGCGCGCTGGACTTCATCCCCGCCAAGCGGATCGGCACCGCCGAGGAGGTCGCGGGCGCGGTCAGCTTCCTGGCCTCCGAGGACGCCGCCTACATCGCCGGGGCGGTCATCCCGGTCGACGGCGGCATGGGCATGGGTCACTAG
- a CDS encoding SPFH domain-containing protein — protein MEGAVAGLILVGVLVAVAAIIVAKSIALIPQAEAAVIERLGRYSKTVSGQLTLLVPFIDKIRARVDLRERVVSFPPQPVITEDNLTVQIDTVVYFQVTNPQAAVYNISNYIVGVEQLTTTTLRNLVGGMTLEQTLTSRDQINTALRGVLDEATGRWGLRVARVELRSIDPPPSIQDSMEKQMRADREKRAMILTAEGSREAAIKQAEGQKQAQILAAEGAKQAAILAAEADRQSRMLRAQGERAAAYLQAQGQAKAIEKTFAAIKAGRPTPELLAYQYLQTLPLMAKGEANKVWIVPSDFGSALQGFTKLLGAPGEDGVFRYTPSPVDDVPPSSDDDEVADWFNTETDPEIARAVAKAEAEARSSTVEPAPGYTSPQLGAPTTPTTPPAVPPSQL, from the coding sequence ATGGAAGGTGCCGTCGCCGGCCTGATCCTCGTCGGGGTGCTGGTGGCCGTCGCCGCCATCATCGTGGCGAAGTCGATCGCGCTCATTCCGCAGGCCGAGGCCGCGGTGATCGAACGACTGGGCCGCTACAGCAAGACCGTGTCCGGCCAGCTGACCCTGCTGGTGCCGTTCATCGACAAGATCCGCGCCCGGGTGGACCTGCGCGAGCGGGTGGTGTCGTTCCCGCCCCAGCCGGTGATCACCGAGGACAACCTGACCGTGCAGATCGACACGGTCGTCTACTTCCAGGTGACCAACCCGCAGGCCGCGGTCTACAACATCAGCAACTACATCGTCGGCGTCGAACAACTGACCACCACGACGCTGCGCAACCTCGTCGGCGGCATGACGCTGGAGCAGACGCTGACCTCCCGCGACCAGATCAACACCGCGCTGCGCGGTGTCCTCGACGAGGCCACCGGCCGCTGGGGGCTGCGGGTGGCGCGCGTCGAGCTGCGCAGCATCGATCCGCCGCCCAGCATTCAGGACTCGATGGAGAAGCAGATGCGCGCGGACCGCGAGAAGCGCGCGATGATCCTGACCGCCGAGGGTTCCCGCGAGGCGGCGATCAAACAGGCCGAGGGCCAGAAGCAGGCGCAGATCCTGGCCGCCGAGGGCGCCAAGCAGGCCGCGATCCTGGCCGCCGAGGCCGATCGCCAGTCCCGCATGCTGCGCGCCCAGGGTGAGCGGGCCGCCGCCTACCTGCAGGCGCAGGGTCAGGCCAAGGCCATCGAGAAGACGTTCGCGGCGATCAAGGCGGGCAGGCCCACCCCGGAACTGCTGGCCTACCAGTACCTGCAGACCCTGCCGCTGATGGCCAAGGGGGAGGCCAACAAGGTGTGGATCGTGCCGTCGGACTTCGGGTCTGCGCTGCAGGGCTTCACGAAGCTGCTCGGCGCTCCGGGCGAGGACGGGGTGTTCCGCTACACGCCGTCGCCGGTCGACGACGTGCCGCCCAGCTCCGACGACGACGAGGTCGCCGACTGGTTCAACACCGAGACCGATCCCGAGATCGCCCGCGCGGTCGCCAAGGCCGAGGCGGAGGCGCGCAGCTCCACGGTGGAACCGGCCCCGGGCTACACGTCGCCGCAGCTGGGCGCGCCGACCACCCCGACCACGCCGCCGGCGGTGCCGCCCTCGCAGCTCTGA
- a CDS encoding TVP38/TMEM64 family protein codes for MKTVVSTMRALVSAVATTAAQVPRWRLIGTLAAIVILVAIAMLVPLPTALQLRDWATSAGPWFPLAFLAAHIVVTVFPFPRTAFTLAAGLLFGPVLGVSLAVTAATISAVLALLAVRALGLRLDRVLPHPRIDTLNARLRERGWPTVLSMRLIPAVPFSVLNYAAGASSVRLVPYALATLGGLLPGTAAVVILGDALTGNVSPLLMAVSACTAAVGITGLCLEVAAHRRLHRRGRAQSCEGGTAGGVVGVVGAPSCGDV; via the coding sequence GTGAAAACCGTCGTCAGCACCATGCGCGCGCTCGTCAGCGCGGTCGCCACGACCGCCGCGCAGGTGCCCCGGTGGCGGTTGATCGGCACCCTGGCGGCGATTGTGATTCTCGTCGCAATCGCGATGCTGGTCCCGCTGCCGACGGCACTGCAGCTGCGCGACTGGGCCACCTCGGCGGGCCCGTGGTTCCCGCTGGCGTTCCTGGCCGCCCACATCGTGGTGACCGTGTTCCCGTTCCCGCGCACCGCGTTCACGCTGGCCGCCGGTCTGCTGTTCGGCCCGGTGCTCGGGGTCTCGCTGGCGGTGACCGCCGCGACGATCAGCGCCGTGCTGGCGCTACTCGCCGTGCGCGCGCTCGGGCTGCGGCTGGACCGGGTGCTGCCCCACCCGCGGATCGACACGCTCAACGCCCGGCTGCGGGAACGCGGCTGGCCCACCGTGCTGTCCATGCGGCTGATCCCCGCGGTGCCGTTCTCGGTGCTCAACTACGCCGCGGGCGCCTCGTCGGTGCGGCTGGTGCCCTACGCGCTGGCCACCCTGGGCGGGCTGCTGCCCGGCACCGCCGCGGTGGTGATCCTCGGCGACGCGCTGACCGGCAACGTCAGCCCGCTGCTGATGGCGGTGTCGGCGTGCACGGCGGCCGTCGGGATCACCGGGCTGTGCCTCGAGGTGGCCGCCCACCGGCGGCTGCACCGCCGCGGCCGGGCTCAGAGCTGCGAGGGCGGCACCGCCGGCGGCGTGGTCGGGGTGGTCGGCGCGCCCAGCTGCGGCGACGTGTAG
- a CDS encoding ferrochelatase produces MDFDALLLLSFGGPEGPDDVMPFLENVTRGRGIPRERLASVAEHYLHFGGVSPINGINRAVIEQLRGLIDLPIYFGNRNWAPYVEDAVTAMRDDGVRRAAVFTTSAWGGYSSCAQYVEDIARGRRAAGENAPQLVKLRQYYDHPLLVRMYADAVTAAAQTVPADARLIFTAHSIPLSAQNRCGDRLYQRQVAHAAKLVAAAAGYTEYDQVWQSRSGPPQVPWLEPDVGDHLSALASAGTKAVIVCPIGFVADHIEVVWDLDHELREQAEAAGIAFARSATPNADLAQVAAALLDELRNGRPPERVVSADQPELQGFSTGGVLCTPACEASARPSAGSR; encoded by the coding sequence GTGGATTTCGACGCGCTGCTGCTGCTGTCGTTCGGCGGGCCCGAGGGGCCCGACGACGTGATGCCGTTCCTGGAGAACGTCACCCGGGGCCGCGGCATCCCGCGCGAGCGGCTGGCCAGCGTCGCCGAGCACTACCTGCACTTCGGCGGGGTCTCGCCGATCAACGGCATCAACCGCGCCGTGATCGAGCAGCTGCGCGGCCTGATCGACCTGCCGATCTACTTCGGCAACCGCAACTGGGCGCCCTACGTCGAGGACGCCGTCACCGCGATGCGCGACGACGGGGTGCGGCGGGCGGCGGTGTTCACCACCTCGGCGTGGGGCGGCTACTCCAGTTGCGCGCAGTACGTCGAGGACATCGCGCGCGGCAGGCGCGCGGCGGGCGAGAACGCACCCCAGCTGGTCAAGCTGCGCCAGTACTACGACCACCCGCTGCTGGTGCGGATGTACGCCGACGCGGTGACCGCCGCCGCGCAGACCGTGCCCGCGGATGCCCGGCTGATCTTCACCGCCCACTCGATCCCGCTGTCGGCGCAGAACCGTTGCGGCGACCGGCTTTACCAGCGTCAGGTGGCGCACGCGGCGAAGCTCGTCGCGGCGGCGGCCGGCTACACCGAGTACGACCAGGTGTGGCAGTCGCGGTCCGGCCCGCCGCAGGTTCCGTGGCTGGAACCCGATGTGGGCGATCATCTTTCCGCGCTGGCAAGTGCCGGCACCAAGGCGGTCATCGTGTGCCCGATCGGTTTCGTCGCCGACCACATCGAGGTGGTCTGGGACCTCGACCACGAGCTGCGTGAGCAGGCCGAGGCGGCCGGAATCGCGTTCGCACGGTCCGCCACCCCCAACGCCGACCTGGCGCAGGTGGCCGCCGCACTGCTGGACGAGCTCCGTAACGGACGCCCGCCCGAACGGGTCGTGTCAGCGGATCAGCCTGAACTGCAAGGGTTTTCGACCGGCGGTGTGCTGTGCACGCCGGCCTGTGAGGCTAGCGCCAGGCCGAGTGCAGGATCGCGGTGA
- the mutA gene encoding methylmalonyl-CoA mutase small subunit: MQKPTAVEADRERWRAAVAGVLAKSTKRDPADLPAEPERLLDSPTYDGFAIRPLYTSADELPEPPLPGHWPFVRGGDALRDVKSGWKVVEPFPVNDDDNVSEHNGAVLLSLTEGVSALAVRVGDKGIRADELDRFFDGVFLDLVPVIFDAAGPDYARTVDAVLGLVDGFDDDQRARLAIDFGADPLTAPLSGRAAPDAGDVTAAAARVTGFGGHLRTVTVDGPAFHNRGANASWELAGLIGAGVEYLRLFGAAGLDVSDALRQISFRVAVDDDQFMGVAKLRAARKLWARVAEVVGAKDAGAATVHAVTSLPMMTKRDPWVNMLRTTLAAFSAGVGGADTVQVHPFDVAIVGGYPGTAPGFARRIARNTQLLLLEESHLGQVLDPSAGSWHVEDLTEQLARQAWKHFQDIESRGGFSKARDHVAEQIAEVAAKRADDIAHRRTSITGVNEFPNLDEPPLPPGEALEGVARYAAGFEALRDRSDAFLAKTGARPKVRLLPLGPLAEHNVRTTFATNLLASGGIQAVTDEDAPIAVICGTDARYAEEASAAVDAARAAGVSYVLLAGPETAVAEANSKPDGYLTAKIDAVATLSDLLTRLGA, encoded by the coding sequence GTGCAGAAACCCACTGCGGTCGAGGCCGATCGGGAGCGCTGGCGCGCAGCGGTCGCCGGGGTGCTGGCAAAGAGCACCAAGCGCGATCCCGCCGATCTGCCCGCCGAACCCGAGCGCCTGCTGGATTCGCCGACCTACGACGGCTTCGCCATCCGTCCGCTCTACACGAGCGCCGACGAGCTGCCCGAGCCGCCGCTGCCGGGCCATTGGCCCTTCGTGCGCGGCGGCGACGCGCTGCGCGACGTCAAGTCGGGGTGGAAGGTCGTCGAGCCGTTCCCGGTCAACGACGACGACAACGTCTCCGAGCACAACGGCGCGGTGCTGCTGAGCCTGACCGAGGGGGTCAGCGCGCTGGCGGTGCGCGTCGGTGACAAGGGCATCCGCGCCGACGAGCTGGACCGGTTCTTCGACGGGGTGTTCCTCGACCTGGTGCCAGTGATCTTCGACGCCGCGGGCCCCGACTACGCCCGCACGGTCGACGCGGTGCTGGGTCTGGTGGACGGCTTCGACGACGACCAGCGGGCGCGGCTGGCGATCGACTTCGGCGCCGACCCGCTGACCGCACCGCTGAGCGGACGCGCGGCCCCGGATGCCGGTGACGTCACCGCCGCCGCGGCCAGGGTGACCGGCTTCGGCGGGCACCTGCGCACCGTCACCGTCGACGGCCCGGCGTTCCACAACCGCGGCGCCAACGCGTCGTGGGAGCTCGCCGGCCTGATCGGCGCCGGCGTCGAGTACCTGCGGCTGTTCGGCGCCGCCGGCCTCGATGTCTCGGATGCGTTGCGCCAGATCAGCTTCCGTGTCGCCGTCGACGACGACCAGTTCATGGGCGTGGCCAAGCTGCGCGCCGCCCGCAAGCTGTGGGCGCGGGTCGCCGAGGTGGTCGGCGCCAAGGACGCCGGCGCGGCCACCGTGCACGCGGTGACGTCGCTGCCGATGATGACCAAGCGCGACCCGTGGGTGAACATGCTGCGCACCACGCTGGCCGCGTTCTCCGCCGGGGTCGGCGGGGCCGACACCGTGCAGGTGCACCCGTTCGACGTCGCGATCGTCGGCGGCTACCCGGGCACCGCGCCCGGCTTCGCCCGCCGGATCGCGCGCAACACCCAGCTGCTGCTGCTCGAGGAGTCGCACCTGGGTCAGGTGCTGGACCCGTCGGCGGGCTCGTGGCACGTCGAGGACCTGACCGAGCAGCTGGCGCGCCAGGCGTGGAAGCACTTCCAGGACATCGAGTCCCGGGGCGGCTTCAGCAAGGCCCGCGACCACGTGGCCGAGCAGATCGCCGAGGTGGCCGCCAAGCGCGCCGACGACATCGCCCACCGCCGCACCTCGATCACCGGGGTCAACGAGTTCCCGAACCTCGACGAGCCGCCGCTGCCGCCGGGGGAGGCGCTGGAGGGTGTGGCCCGCTACGCCGCCGGGTTCGAGGCGCTGCGCGACCGCTCGGATGCGTTCCTGGCCAAGACCGGGGCCCGGCCGAAGGTCAGGCTGCTGCCGCTGGGCCCGCTTGCCGAGCACAACGTGCGCACCACGTTCGCGACGAACCTGCTGGCCTCCGGCGGTATCCAGGCCGTCACCGACGAGGACGCGCCGATCGCGGTGATCTGCGGCACCGACGCCCGCTACGCCGAGGAGGCGTCCGCGGCCGTCGACGCCGCCCGGGCGGCCGGGGTCTCCTACGTCCTGCTCGCCGGGCCGGAAACGGCTGTCGCCGAAGCGAATTCGAAGCCGGACGGCTACCTGACCGCGAAGATCGACGCGGTCGCCACCCTGTCGGACCTGCTCACCAGATTGGGGGCCTGA
- a CDS encoding NfeD family protein has product MPAALLWLIAALALAGAEALTGDLFLLMLGGGALAAAGSSLVFDELWINGTVFAVVSVLLLVLVRPALRRHFREGTGLPDPAKALEGKSALVLDRVARHEGQVKLDGEVWTARPLNEGDVYEPGDQVTVVKIDGATAVVQKLT; this is encoded by the coding sequence ATGCCTGCCGCGCTGCTCTGGCTGATCGCTGCGCTCGCCCTCGCGGGGGCCGAAGCGCTCACCGGCGATCTGTTCCTTCTCATGCTCGGCGGCGGAGCGCTCGCCGCCGCCGGATCCAGCCTCGTCTTCGACGAGTTGTGGATCAACGGCACGGTGTTCGCGGTGGTCTCGGTGCTGCTGCTGGTGCTGGTCCGGCCCGCGCTGCGCAGACACTTCCGGGAGGGCACCGGGCTGCCCGATCCGGCCAAGGCACTGGAGGGCAAGAGCGCGCTGGTGCTCGACCGGGTGGCCCGGCACGAGGGACAGGTCAAGCTCGACGGTGAGGTGTGGACCGCGCGCCCGCTCAACGAGGGTGACGTCTACGAGCCCGGCGACCAGGTGACCGTGGTCAAGATCGACGGCGCCACCGCCGTCGTGCAGAAGCTGACGTAA
- the meaB gene encoding methylmalonyl Co-A mutase-associated GTPase MeaB, with translation MTDRITELAEAVARGDRAALPRAITLVESTRADHRAQAQQLLLKLTPHEGKALRVGITGVPGVGKSTTIEALGMYLIEQGHRVAVLAVDPSSTRTKGSILGDKTRMARLAVHPDAYIRPSPTSGTLGGVAKATRETIVLLEAAGFDVVLVETVGVGQSEVTVANMVDTFVFLTLARTGDQLQGIKKGVLELADIVVVNKADGEHAMEAKRAARELAGAIRLIYPRETLWLPPVLTMSALEGTGLAELWDTVLKHRQVLMEAGEFEARRRTQQVEWMWSMVRDAVIDRVLSNPHVKEIRAEIERQVRDGELTPALAAERLLDASDVR, from the coding sequence ATGACCGACCGGATCACCGAGCTCGCGGAGGCCGTCGCCCGCGGGGATCGGGCCGCGCTGCCGCGGGCCATCACCCTGGTCGAGTCGACCCGTGCCGACCACCGCGCCCAGGCCCAGCAGCTGCTGCTCAAGCTGACGCCGCACGAGGGCAAGGCGCTGCGGGTCGGCATCACCGGGGTGCCGGGTGTCGGCAAGTCGACGACGATCGAGGCACTCGGCATGTATTTGATCGAGCAGGGGCACCGGGTGGCGGTGCTGGCCGTCGACCCGTCGTCCACCCGCACCAAGGGGTCGATCCTCGGCGACAAGACCCGGATGGCGCGGCTGGCCGTGCATCCGGACGCCTACATCCGGCCGTCGCCGACGTCGGGCACGCTGGGCGGCGTCGCCAAGGCCACCCGCGAGACGATCGTGTTGCTGGAGGCCGCAGGCTTCGACGTGGTGCTGGTCGAGACCGTCGGCGTCGGGCAGTCCGAGGTCACCGTCGCCAACATGGTGGACACCTTCGTGTTCCTCACCCTGGCGCGCACCGGCGACCAGTTGCAGGGCATCAAGAAGGGTGTCCTGGAGCTGGCCGACATCGTGGTGGTCAACAAGGCCGACGGTGAGCACGCGATGGAGGCCAAGCGCGCCGCCCGCGAACTCGCCGGCGCCATCCGGCTCATCTATCCGCGCGAGACGCTGTGGCTGCCACCGGTTCTCACGATGAGCGCGCTGGAGGGCACCGGCCTGGCCGAGCTGTGGGACACCGTGCTCAAACACCGCCAGGTGCTGATGGAGGCGGGGGAGTTCGAGGCCCGCAGGCGCACCCAGCAGGTCGAGTGGATGTGGTCGATGGTGCGCGACGCGGTCATCGACCGGGTGCTGTCCAACCCGCACGTCAAGGAGATCCGCGCCGAGATCGAGCGGCAGGTCCGCGACGGCGAACTGACCCCGGCGCTGGCCGCCGAGCGTCTGCTCGACGCCTCTGACGTGCGCTGA